The Candidatus Reconcilbacillus cellulovorans genome window below encodes:
- a CDS encoding transposase, with the protein MAQQNTELAQQNAGLEHQIAELSAKLKWYEEQFRLAQQKRFGASSEKTPPEQLAFDLFNEAEVLATPQGEEPPMEKITYERRKRSGKREPKLEELPIETVTYELGESERVCSCCGGALHEMSTETRNELAIIPPQVKVVRHVRKVYACRRCEREEIRTPIVTAPMPKPVCPGSLASPSSLAYVMTQKYVDSQPLYRQEQQFARLGLTISRQTLANWMIRGAEWLALLYDR; encoded by the coding sequence TTGGCTCAGCAAAATACCGAGCTGGCTCAGCAGAATGCCGGGCTGGAGCACCAAATCGCGGAACTGTCGGCCAAACTGAAGTGGTACGAAGAACAGTTCCGCCTGGCGCAACAAAAACGTTTCGGCGCCTCCAGCGAAAAGACGCCACCGGAGCAGCTGGCGTTCGATTTGTTCAACGAAGCGGAAGTGCTCGCCACCCCCCAAGGTGAAGAGCCGCCGATGGAGAAAATCACGTACGAGCGCCGCAAACGCTCCGGCAAGCGCGAACCGAAGCTGGAGGAGCTGCCGATCGAGACCGTGACGTACGAGCTGGGCGAAAGCGAGCGGGTCTGCTCGTGCTGCGGTGGCGCGCTTCATGAGATGAGCACCGAAACGCGAAACGAACTCGCGATCATCCCGCCGCAGGTCAAAGTCGTGCGGCATGTGCGCAAGGTGTATGCCTGCCGCCGCTGCGAGCGCGAGGAGATCCGCACGCCGATCGTGACCGCGCCGATGCCTAAACCGGTGTGCCCGGGCAGTCTGGCGTCGCCCTCGAGCCTGGCATATGTGATGACGCAAAAATATGTCGACAGCCAGCCGCTGTACCGGCAGGAGCAGCAGTTCGCCCGTCTGGGCCTGACGATTTCCCGACAGACGTTGGCCAACTGGATGATCCGCGGCGCCGAGTGGTTGGCGCTGCTCTACGACCGC